The sequence CCCCTCCTTATACCCAAAAATAAATTAGAACTATAAAAACACTTAAAAATATTGGGTATGCATTCCATATTGTCATTTTTTCTTTTTGTATTTTAATATTCCCAATTTCATAGCCTCGGATGTGGAAAACTTCTTTCATCCTTTCTGCTCCATCTAGGGCTCTGATAAAGGTTATAGCCACAGCTCCACCAATATTTTTCAGGTTCCTCAGTATAGATAATCTACCATACCCACCTTTAATTTTAATGGCTAAAATCAAATTTGATATCAGGTCATGGAAAATGAAAAAAGACCTATAGGTAAAAAATAATCCATCAACCAAAAATCCAGGCAAAAAACCTTGTAGCACAGAAAATAAATTGTAAATGGGTGTAGTTACAAATATCAAAATCATAGTTGTAGCTATGGCAACAGCTTTTGTTATCAGCCAAAAACCACTAACCTTATCATATCCAAGACCCAAAACTAACAGGCCAGAAAAGAAAATTGGATAAAAAAGCAACGGCAATATTTTAAAAATAGGAATCCTATTTACTATCATGACTATAAATAGCAACGCCAGTGTAGCATAGGGAAAATAAACAGATTTAGTAGTAAGTATTAAGATAGTATTAGTTATAGCGAAGAGTAGTTTAAAAGACGTATTACTAGAATGTATCGGGCTTTTTTCCTGTGTGGCAATATAATCAATGACCTCTAGTCCCACTTAATTTCCACCCTTTAGTAAGTAATCTGGCCTTATCTTTCTAAAATAATTCACCACTATGGAGCCTATAACAACCTCAATAATGGCTCCTATTGATACAATACCTAAAACAAAAACAGCAAAGTCTGTATTATTAAAGTTACTATATCTTGCAATAGCTTCTTGATCATGTGTGTGTATAGCTATTTCAGGGGGAATCCCTCCTAGGGTTACCACTGTAACCATAAGGGCAGAGGAAGCAAGTATCATTATAGCAATTGCTATAGCTAAGCTCACGTTCCAGTTTACTCTTTTATTTAATAGTAGTGAAAAAACACCATAACCTATGATAATTTCTGTACCCATTATCAGGGTATTAACTCCTACAACTGTAACCCCTCCATGGCCAAAAACCCCAAGAATAAGGTTTACTAAGAAAACAGAAATAAACCCCAATTTAGGTCCTAATATTAGTGCTGTTAAAATTGACAAGTTTATGTGAAATGGCAATGGCCCTAAAGGTATTGACATAACAATAAGTGTTAAGGCAGACATAACACCTAGTTTAGCAACATTGTTAAACAGTTCTTCTTTTTTTGTGCTCAAAACTACATACCCGATAATAGCGAAGGTAAGTAAAAAACCAAGTAGTATTAAACCCCAATGTAGTACTCCATCAGTAATATGCAAATGACTCAAAGTGAACACCTCCGATTAATTTTATTTATTATATTAGTACTTTAACTTTTGCTCTTTAATTCTTGTTTTTTTCGGTGAGACACTAATTTTACCTTTTTCATAAGTGGCAACAAAAACTTCATCAACTCTTTCAAAACCCATTTCTTTTAACCTTGCTAGTATTTGAACTTTTTCTAGGTTACACCTATATAAGTTCTCTTGTTGAAGTTTACCATCAACTATAAGCAATACAGGTAAACTCTCCTCTTCTTCAATGACTGTCCCCTTCTCAATAGGTTGGTATTGTTGTTTTTTGAGTATACTCATTTCTCCTGTAGGTTCTAAAATGGCAAATGCCACTTCATCTATGTTAAATATCCCTTTAGCCCTAAGCATTGGAAACAAGTCATTTACAGTAAACCTTATGGTCTTCATGTTTTCCCCTATAACTACACCGTTTTGAATTATCACAGTTGGTACATTTGTGATGAGATTACTAAACTTCCTACTTCTAATTTTACCATAAGTGATAATGATTTGTAATAAGCCAAGGACAAAAATAGCAAAAATTGTGGGCCCATGCTCTATGGATGGATCGGCTAAATCTGCACCAGCCACTGACCCAATGGTTATAACTATAACAAAATCCAGCACTGGAAGTTCACCTATACTCCTTTTACCCATAAATAATGTGACTAACATAAGTATAGGTATTACAGTTATACTTCTCAGCATTGTAACCAGGTACTCGTTCATCATATACACCTCAAAGATATTATAGCCATTTTTTACCCATATACTACAATGGATTGTTATTTAATAGCCACCTGATCATAGTAGATGCAAAAAAAAGAAAGTAGACGTTACTGTCTACTTTCAAGAAGTTCTTTTATGTCGTCATAATTTAGTCCACCATGAAATCTTGGCAGGTTATTAACTAGTGTAATAGGAAGTGTAACAAGACCACTGTCAACCATTTTTAAGATTTCCGAGTATTCTTGTACATCATCAGAAAAGATATCCACGAATTCTATATTTGCTTTACCAGCAAAGTCTTTTGTAAGTTTTTCTTTGATTGAATTCACTTCTGAGACAACGTCAAAATTATCGCCACAACCTGTGGCTCCAGATTTAGGGCCTCAACCACAGCTAGAAGTGTTATAAGTAGTTCCTAGTACAACGATTTTGTCCACAATGTATACCTACTTTCTATAGTATAAGTTTTATTTATTATATTATAAATTAGATTATAGTATTTTTCAACCTTCAATAATTAGTTCTACTGATTATAGACAATAACTGCATCTTTGCCTATTGCCCGTATTTTGTCTAGATCAACCATTCCCTTTTCTCCTCCAAATAACGAATTCTTGGCATCGTTTATTGATATGGAAACCATGGCACCCTCTGGGAAACTAAAATTAATTTCTCCCACTTTACCTATTGTAGATCCATTTTCCTGCAAGATATTCCTTCCAATCAAAGTACTGGCTTTAAAATCTGTCAGATCAGTGGGTGTATCATTATTCTGTTCTAAGTCTTCAATGGTTACTGCATCCTTTCCAATACTGTGCACTTGTTCCATTTTCAAAAAACTTTCCGACTTTTTAAAAAGCCCAGCTTTCTCTGCCATTTCTAAGGCAACAGCCTTGCGACTAATGTTGTCAAATAGTATATCTTTTACCTTACCTATCTGTTTTCCATCGTTTAAGTTTATAACGGGCAATCCAATGACATCTTTCGTTTTTAGCATAGTATCAACCTCCCTTATCTATATTATATTATATATTTCAATAATTTAGTTACATATCCTTTTTTTGATAAGGGTAGATTGTTAAAGATTGCTAGCTTTCAACTGTGGCGAATTATTTGTTCTAGCAAGATATTTAAATCTCATTAAAAATGAAAATGAGCCAAATAATCTAAATGATCCGGCTATACAAAGAGCTACATAAATATTAAAGACCTTATAAATATGTGCTCCCAACATAGGTGCAAGCATGGCGGATATACTTATCAGTGTGCTGTATATTGCAATATATAGAGTTCTATCTTCGTCTGGAACAACCTCTAACAAAGAATTAAATAATACCAAGTTAATTCCTGCAACTGCTGTACCCATAAAAAAGTTAACCATAAGTAAAACATACAGATTCCAAGAGATAGCATATAGAAATGGTGACATTGCAATGGCAAAAGTTGCTATAACCACAGTATAATTATTTCCTTTCTTAGTAGCCACTTTACTCCAAATGGGGTAAGTAATAAATGCAGCAAGACCGTTTACTACAGAAATATAGCTTACCCAGGTCCCATCTGCACCAAGGTAGTCAATTTGGTATATTGTAAAAAGAGGCCAACCCATTTGCCAGCCAAAATGAAATAACAATGAGCATATACCAAATAAAAGGAATGGTTTATATTTAAAGATAGTTTTTATGTTAGAAAGTAATTTCTTCTTTATAGCTAGTTCCCTTTGTGTCTTTAAAACCACAGGTTCTTTCATTTTCATATGATAGTAAACTTCATAAACAGCAAAACCACAAGCAAGTACGAAAAAAATCTGATATATCATGATTTCTGAAGAAATATCTACTCCCGTTATTCTCTTAAGTATGGGAAATCCTTTATTGATGTTGTAAATTCTGAGAATCTGCCCAGCAATAAGGGTGACAATTATGCCACATATTGATGTTATTTTGTTTCTGTAAGCAAAAGCCTGTGCCCGTTGTTTCGCAGGTATGGCAGAGGCAATAAAGGACTGCCAGGCTACATTTGATATCCCCCCTGGAAAGTTCATAAGTCCATATGTTAATACTAATGCAAAGACCCTCCACGATGCAGGCAGGTTTGGAGTGATGGCTAGGAGTAAAAAGAAAAATCTAGTTAATGCAATAACATAGCCCGTCACTTTTTTCTTCTCTTGGAATCTATCCACCATGATCCCGCCAGGTATCATAGAAATCACAGACATTAGGGCAGGCAGTGAGCTAAGTAATGCTATCTCATATGCATCTGCACCTAAGGTCTTAGCTAATATTCCAATAAATGGTGTTACAAGATTCATTCCTATGACAGCAAAAATTCCGTTACGTGTATTACATTTAATATTATGATTTATATCACTTTCCGACAGATCTATTTTACTCATTTACACACCCCACATAATAATTAATAGATAATTCAGCACTATCTATTATAGCATAAATTTCGCATAACGGAATATATGCTAAGAAAATATTTTTCCCTTGAGTTCTTTAAATTAATAAAAGGCATAGCCTTTGCTATGCCTCAGAATGAAGACAAACCTAAGAAAAAGTCATTGACCCTAGATGTGCATATTAAAAAGCTGTACAATTAATTCGAGGAGAAAGAGTTAAGTGCTGAATAGCTAAACGGAAGAAGGGGCGAGGAACAGGACGTCAGACTGTGTGGCTAATCTCTAAAAACTCAAAGATTAGCCGTAAATTTCCTGTCTTTTGGTGCAATATGACTTAAACATATAAAAATACAATGATAAAGTGGGTCTAAGAGCTACTAATATCCTTAGTAGTTCTTTCACTCCTATAATATTTATTACTCTTTTAAAATTATAGGCTAGCAAAACTAGGGCTGTCTCTGTAGTTACAGAATCCATCCCTCTTGTTAAAAAATACCCAGCATTCATTGTCCTTTTGATGGTTCCATAAGGATGCTCAACAATCATCTGCCTTTGTAGGTATTTGTCCATATTTGCTTCTGTTCTAGCATCTATAGTATCCAAAAAATCTTGGTTAGGTGACCGATTTATTATCCTGCCTTTGGCTGCAGTGGTGCATTTGCTTTTTGATTCACAGTTTTTACAGGCATCGTAGTTTCTATATTTTATTCTTTTTGGTTCTTTTGATTTGTGGTTTATTCTGCGTAATTCATGGCCCAAAGGACAAATATATAAGTCTTTTTCAGGCACATAAGTAAATTTATCTCCGTAGAAATCTTTGTCTCCTGTGGCGTTAGAATACGACTGTTTTGGCAAATAGACTGTTGTTTCGTTTCTCTCACATTTCATAAGGTCGTCTGCTTGGTAATAGCCTTTATCTGCTGCTACTTCAAGTTTCCTTTTTCCAAATATATCTTTAGCCTTTTCTGCAAGTGAATTTAGATTACCTTGATCTGCGGGATTGTTTGTAACATCATATGCCACTATAATACTATGCTTAGAGTCTACAGCTGTTTGTATGTTATATGCTACAGTAACACCATTGTTTTTGTTGTCCATAAGCCTAGCATCTTCGTCAACTGTAGATATTTCATTACTTTCGCTATCCTGTAGTTTTTTTTCCAACTCTTCAAATTTAATTTTACGCTCCTTGAGTTTTTCAATTTTTTGCTGAATTTCTTCAGGTGTATACTTAAGTTTAGGTGAATCGTCTTTGTCACTGCTTTCTAACAAATCTAGATAGGAATTAACCTTATCTTCGATATATTGTTTGTGTCTTTGTATTTTTTTCTTTGAGAAATTATTCTTCTTTGAATTATTAGCTTGAATTTTAGTCCCATCTATTGCTATGAATTCCTCGCCTAATAGTTTGAGATCCTTACACAACTTAGTAAAATCCTTGAAAACTTGTTTTAGCTGAGTTTTATTTTCTTTCCTGAAATCAGCTATTGTTTTAAAATCAGGTTTTAGTTTTTGTAATAGCCAAACCACTTCTATATTCCTGTGAGATTCTGTTTCTAGCTTTCTAGATGATCTTATGCCATTTACATACCCATATAGATATAACTTCAATAAAACAGAGGGATGATATCCTGGTGCACCTCTGCGGTGTTCCTTTGATTTAGTGAATGCACTCATATTGACCAGTTTTACGTATTCATCAATTACCCTAACGGGATTATCCTCACCTATGTAATCTTCTATGCAGTCAGGAAACATTGTTTTTTGCTTTCTATCTGTACCTTGTATAAATGACATTTAAAATCCCCTCTCCGATATTCTATAACTTAATTATACTACAGAAAAAGGGAAAAGTACTGTATTTACAGTACTTTGTAGGCATTTTAGACATATATTATTGTTTAATTCTCACACAGTCTGACGTTTCGAGAGCTCCATTGAACCATGGACGGTGAATTGGAGCGGTCCCCTTCTGGAGTTTAGATAGAAGCCTTAAGTCTCGACGCAGAATTCTGTACAGTGTTTAATATGCGACATTCATCAAAAATGACTTTGTCATCAGTATAAAAGGCATAGCCGTTGCTATGCCTTTCATACTTTAAAAGTTATATATAACTTTACTTATTTTATTGATTTTCTCTTTCACACCCTTTGTTGACATATTAAATCCTGCTTCTATGTCAGCGTCAGATACTGTTTCCCTAAGAACGAAGCCTACAAGGGCATCTGACCATGTGTCCACACTTTTGATAATTGGGCTTTCTTTTTTCACGTAGTCATTCCATAGAATTTGAGCCGAATAAACTTGTGTCAGTTCATATTGACCTTCAATTTTTTCTATGGCCTTTGTAAGCACAAGTCTTTGGTTTTGGGTCCAATCTTGTTGATTTATAAAAATTTCGCCCTTCCAAAACTCTT comes from Alkalicella caledoniensis and encodes:
- a CDS encoding energy-coupling factor transporter transmembrane component T family protein gives rise to the protein MGLEVIDYIATQEKSPIHSSNTSFKLLFAITNTILILTTKSVYFPYATLALLFIVMIVNRIPIFKILPLLFYPIFFSGLLVLGLGYDKVSGFWLITKAVAIATTMILIFVTTPIYNLFSVLQGFLPGFLVDGLFFTYRSFFIFHDLISNLILAIKIKGGYGRLSILRNLKNIGGAVAITFIRALDGAERMKEVFHIRGYEIGNIKIQKEKMTIWNAYPIFLSVFIVLIYFWV
- a CDS encoding energy-coupling factor ABC transporter permease, translated to MSHLHITDGVLHWGLILLGFLLTFAIIGYVVLSTKKEELFNNVAKLGVMSALTLIVMSIPLGPLPFHINLSILTALILGPKLGFISVFLVNLILGVFGHGGVTVVGVNTLIMGTEIIIGYGVFSLLLNKRVNWNVSLAIAIAIMILASSALMVTVVTLGGIPPEIAIHTHDQEAIARYSNFNNTDFAVFVLGIVSIGAIIEVVIGSIVVNYFRKIRPDYLLKGGN
- a CDS encoding YetF domain-containing protein, whose amino-acid sequence is MMNEYLVTMLRSITVIPILMLVTLFMGKRSIGELPVLDFVIVITIGSVAGADLADPSIEHGPTIFAIFVLGLLQIIITYGKIRSRKFSNLITNVPTVIIQNGVVIGENMKTIRFTVNDLFPMLRAKGIFNIDEVAFAILEPTGEMSILKKQQYQPIEKGTVIEEEESLPVLLIVDGKLQQENLYRCNLEKVQILARLKEMGFERVDEVFVATYEKGKISVSPKKTRIKEQKLKY
- a CDS encoding PRC-barrel domain-containing protein; amino-acid sequence: MLKTKDVIGLPVINLNDGKQIGKVKDILFDNISRKAVALEMAEKAGLFKKSESFLKMEQVHSIGKDAVTIEDLEQNNDTPTDLTDFKASTLIGRNILQENGSTIGKVGEINFSFPEGAMVSISINDAKNSLFGGEKGMVDLDKIRAIGKDAVIVYNQ
- a CDS encoding MFS transporter encodes the protein MSKIDLSESDINHNIKCNTRNGIFAVIGMNLVTPFIGILAKTLGADAYEIALLSSLPALMSVISMIPGGIMVDRFQEKKKVTGYVIALTRFFFLLLAITPNLPASWRVFALVLTYGLMNFPGGISNVAWQSFIASAIPAKQRAQAFAYRNKITSICGIIVTLIAGQILRIYNINKGFPILKRITGVDISSEIMIYQIFFVLACGFAVYEVYYHMKMKEPVVLKTQRELAIKKKLLSNIKTIFKYKPFLLFGICSLLFHFGWQMGWPLFTIYQIDYLGADGTWVSYISVVNGLAAFITYPIWSKVATKKGNNYTVVIATFAIAMSPFLYAISWNLYVLLMVNFFMGTAVAGINLVLFNSLLEVVPDEDRTLYIAIYSTLISISAMLAPMLGAHIYKVFNIYVALCIAGSFRLFGSFSFLMRFKYLARTNNSPQLKASNL
- a CDS encoding IS1182 family transposase, with product MSFIQGTDRKQKTMFPDCIEDYIGEDNPVRVIDEYVKLVNMSAFTKSKEHRRGAPGYHPSVLLKLYLYGYVNGIRSSRKLETESHRNIEVVWLLQKLKPDFKTIADFRKENKTQLKQVFKDFTKLCKDLKLLGEEFIAIDGTKIQANNSKKNNFSKKKIQRHKQYIEDKVNSYLDLLESSDKDDSPKLKYTPEEIQQKIEKLKERKIKFEELEKKLQDSESNEISTVDEDARLMDNKNNGVTVAYNIQTAVDSKHSIIVAYDVTNNPADQGNLNSLAEKAKDIFGKRKLEVAADKGYYQADDLMKCERNETTVYLPKQSYSNATGDKDFYGDKFTYVPEKDLYICPLGHELRRINHKSKEPKRIKYRNYDACKNCESKSKCTTAAKGRIINRSPNQDFLDTIDARTEANMDKYLQRQMIVEHPYGTIKRTMNAGYFLTRGMDSVTTETALVLLAYNFKRVINIIGVKELLRILVALRPTLSLYFYMFKSYCTKRQEIYG